TATGCCGAAGTAATCACAGAGGAACTTTATACAACCACGTTTGCGTCGGGATGAGTACCTCTGTGACAAGGTGTCGATTACTTGGCATCGGAGTTTTTTCGTACCTTGATATGATACGTGGATTCAGCAAGATTGATGAGTTCTTCGCACGCCTCGTGACGTAAACTCTCATCAGCAAGAGCCCGATGAAGTTTACGGTTCTCAGCACGCAATAGCGATAGTTCTTTCTGGAGCTCAGAAATACTAGAATCAATAGCATCGCTATTTACTGGTTTAGAGGATCTACCCATATCTTTGTCTTCTATTTGATACTTGTTAAGCCAATAAGTAAGAAGCTTGGCACAAAAGCCGTGACGCTTACAAAACTCAGATTTGCTCTCGGGACTTGATAAATACTCACGAATATAAGACATTCGTTCATCATCACTGTAATAGTTGTACTTCTTTTTCGAATATTTCATCTTTATTTTCGATTTTTGAAGTGTCAACTTATTCAGTACACTACAAACTATCAGCAGTAAGGTAGCTTCAGTCTCTTGTTTTTCTCTTCTTCCACAATTGCCAGCTATTAATAATATTTTGCCACATATTAACACATCACCATACAAATCTGATTATCAGCAAATAAATCCACCTATTACTAATAGCAGGTAACAAAAAAACGAAGAAAATCGCTTAGTGGTGGGCTTCGTGTACAAAGGCAACAAAAGGAAATTACCTGCCAAAAAAGAGATAGGCTTTCGCTCTACAATAACTTTCTCAGTTCCTCAATGTCAGGCAAGGCGTTACGAAGTCGTTCCGGCATATCTTTGGATGTACGGTAAGTAGCGACTCCCATCGGCTTGTTATAATCACGAACTGCAAATTCTACAAAAGTTTGATTCATTTCTCTGCAAAGTATTATTCCGATAGAGGGATTCTCGTGCGGTTTTCTCACATATGAATCCAAAGCGGAAAGATAAGTATTCAGTTGTCCTAAATACGAACTGCGGAATTTCCCGGACTTCAATTCAACCGCCACTAAAGAATTAAGTTCCCGATTGAAAAACAACAAATCAATGAACATTTCCTCTCCAGCCACTTCAACACGATATTGATTGCCTATAAAACTGAAATCCTGCCCAAAAGTCATAATAAACTTCTTCACGTTGGCAACAATCGACTTTTCTACTATCTTTTCGTCTAAATCCTCTTCCTGCTCATCCAGTTCCTCCACATTGATGAAATCAAGCAAGTATTCATCTTTGAATGAACAAACAGCTTTTAGCGCTTGCTTAGTATCAGGCAATGTTTGTGCGAAATTGTTAGGCAAAGTTCCCCGGTGGCTGTACAGGTCTGCTTTTAAGTAATCCCTTAAAGTGTATTTACTCCAATAGCGAATAGCGCACTCATGTATATAAAATAGCCTTGCTTCCAAAGTTTTAGCTTTGGATATTATTTCGGTATGATGACTAAAGCCGATTGAAAAGAAGTCTGACCAGTTAAATTCATCAGCCAGTGGCTGGCGAATTACGCTCAACAGCAATTTTTCATCTAATACCAAATCGCCAGCCAGTGGCTGGCGATTTAGAACAGGTTCCCATTCTTCATAGAAAACTCGCATATTCTTTATATTCGAAGTTGAAAATCCCCTTAGCCCCGGCAATTCTTTTTGCAACAGAGAAGATATTTGCTCTATTGCTCCTTT
This sequence is a window from Bacteroides thetaiotaomicron VPI-5482. Protein-coding genes within it:
- a CDS encoding PDDEXK nuclease domain-containing protein, encoding MDINQNYREAVKTIKEAILRSQYRAATSVNKEQLSLYYGIGRYVSKNSRIGFWGKGAIEQISSLLQKELPGLRGFSTSNIKNMRVFYEEWEPVLNRQPLAGDLVLDEKLLLSVIRQPLADEFNWSDFFSIGFSHHTEIISKAKTLEARLFYIHECAIRYWSKYTLRDYLKADLYSHRGTLPNNFAQTLPDTKQALKAVCSFKDEYLLDFINVEELDEQEEDLDEKIVEKSIVANVKKFIMTFGQDFSFIGNQYRVEVAGEEMFIDLLFFNRELNSLVAVELKSGKFRSSYLGQLNTYLSALDSYVRKPHENPSIGIILCREMNQTFVEFAVRDYNKPMGVATYRTSKDMPERLRNALPDIEELRKLL
- a CDS encoding transposase, which gives rise to MKYSKKKYNYYSDDERMSYIREYLSSPESKSEFCKRHGFCAKLLTYWLNKYQIEDKDMGRSSKPVNSDAIDSSISELQKELSLLRAENRKLHRALADESLRHEACEELINLAESTYHIKVRKNSDAK